The genomic interval CCGCCGGAATCGAACGGGCTTTTACGCACCAACCGATGTACGCCGGTTTCGGTACGCAGCCAGCCGTAGGCATATTCGCCGACCACTTTGATAGTAGCGGATTTGATGCCGGCCACTTCGCCTTCCGACTCTTCGATAACTTCGGTCTTGAAGCCTTTGCTTTCGGCCCAGCGCAAATACATGCGCAGCAGCATGCTGGCCCAGTCTTGCGCCTCGGTGCCGCCGGAGCCGGCCTGCAAGTCGATGTAGCAATCGGCGCTGTCGTATTCGCCGGAAAACATGCGGCGGAATTCCAGCTGGCCGAGTTTATTCTCCAGCTGATCCAGCTCGATGATGGTTTCGTTGAAAGTCTCTTCGTCGTCTTCCTCTACCGCCAGATCCAGCAGACCGGTGACATCCTCCAGCCCCTGATTCATCTGCTCGATAGTATCGACGATCATTTCAAGCGAGGAACGCTCTTTGCCCAGCGCCTGCGCGCGATCGGGTTCGTTCCAGACGTCGGGCTGTTCCAGCTCGGCGTTGACCTCTTCCAGACGCTCTTTCTTAGCGTCGTAGTCAAAGATACCCCCTCAGAACAGCTGTCCGGTCAGACAGGTCCTGAATGCGGTTTTTTACCGGGTTAATTTCAAACATGATTTTCGTTCTTTATGGTTGGTCATAGATGGCAAAACAGATTCAAACCGCGCATTGTAGCGGATTAACACCGTGGTTTATAGCCGTTTGCCGCTAATTCGGCCGAAGGCGCCCCGATTCAGGTTGGCCGCCGTTACAGCGGCCAAAGATGCTCGATCAACAGTTGCACCGAACGCTTGCCGCGATACTCATTGATCTCCAGCCGGTACACCATTTCCACTTCTTTAATACTCGGATCAGGCCAGGTGGCGGTATCGACATTAAACGCGATGCCATCTAACAACGGCACCTGTCCGGTTCCGCCGA from Musicola paradisiaca NCPPB 2511 carries:
- the prfB gene encoding peptide chain release factor 2 (programmed frameshift), with product MFEINPVKNRIQDLSDRTAVLRGYLDYDAKKERLEEVNAELEQPDVWNEPDRAQALGKERSSLEMIVDTIEQMNQGLEDVTGLLDLAVEEDDEETFNETIIELDQLENKLGQLEFRRMFSGEYDSADCYIDLQAGSGGTEAQDWASMLLRMYLRWAESKGFKTEVIEESEGEVAGIKSATIKVVGEYAYGWLRTETGVHRLVRKSPFDSGGRRHTSFSSAFVYPEVDDDIDIEINPADLRIDVYRASGAGGQHVNRTESAVRITHIPTNIVTQCQNDRSQHKNKDQAMRQLKAKLYEFELQKKNAEKQAMEDNKSDIGWGSQIRSYVLDDSRIKDLRTGVETRNTQSVLDGDLDKFIEASLKAGL